A region of Prochlorococcus marinus subsp. pastoris str. CCMP1986 DNA encodes the following proteins:
- a CDS encoding M16 family metallopeptidase, producing the protein MNPGEVKYFNHSSKPKCVFVENKELPLVCIDFWFKAGSAFEESDRDGTAHFLEHMIFKGTNKLMPGEFDYKIESLGGMSNASTGYDDAHYYVLIPENNFKESLALLTNIVLSPSINIDEFEKEKSVVMDEIKQQNDQPDEKLFNYFLSRVWKNNKYGKTILGTEKNLQSLKKADLEKFHKSFYKKNNFCIAIAGNISEKTYEIYHENNFSYLDPNETSQIKNNNKSILVASTGREEINFKNIELARIFMAWSIPSLKNQKMNIGFEILASILCVGRNSRLVKVLKEERNLVESIYVDVNGGEFGSLLVIEACCDEINLKNVEEEINETIQEVVSCKNLTLNEIRKAINIVKSNYIFNLETSTQLTSFFGNELLWGRKNTLIDLNNHLDYWSNTNNFKEIINYLSRNKFTLIASTGK; encoded by the coding sequence ATGAACCCAGGAGAAGTTAAATACTTTAACCATTCAAGCAAACCTAAATGCGTTTTTGTGGAAAATAAAGAATTACCTCTTGTATGCATAGATTTTTGGTTTAAAGCAGGATCTGCATTTGAGGAATCAGATAGAGACGGAACAGCTCATTTTTTAGAACATATGATTTTTAAGGGTACTAATAAATTAATGCCAGGAGAATTTGATTATAAGATCGAATCTCTTGGGGGGATGAGCAACGCTTCAACTGGATATGATGATGCACATTACTATGTATTAATACCTGAAAATAACTTTAAAGAATCACTGGCTCTTTTGACAAACATTGTTTTATCTCCAAGCATTAATATTGATGAATTTGAAAAAGAGAAAAGTGTTGTCATGGATGAAATAAAACAACAAAATGATCAGCCTGATGAAAAACTTTTTAATTATTTTTTAAGCAGAGTATGGAAGAATAATAAATATGGCAAAACAATATTAGGCACAGAAAAAAATCTTCAATCATTAAAAAAAGCTGATTTAGAAAAATTTCACAAAAGCTTTTACAAAAAGAATAATTTTTGTATTGCTATTGCTGGAAATATATCTGAGAAAACTTATGAAATATATCACGAAAATAACTTTTCTTATCTAGATCCTAATGAAACTTCTCAAATAAAAAATAATAACAAATCAATTTTAGTCGCAAGCACTGGAAGAGAAGAGATTAATTTTAAGAATATTGAATTGGCTAGAATATTCATGGCATGGAGTATACCAAGCCTAAAGAATCAAAAAATGAATATCGGGTTTGAAATATTAGCATCAATACTTTGTGTAGGAAGAAATAGTAGATTAGTAAAAGTTTTAAAGGAAGAAAGGAACCTAGTTGAATCAATATATGTAGATGTAAATGGTGGAGAATTTGGTAGCTTATTAGTAATTGAAGCTTGCTGCGATGAAATAAATTTAAAAAACGTAGAGGAAGAAATTAATGAAACAATTCAAGAGGTTGTAAGTTGTAAAAATTTAACTTTAAATGAGATTAGAAAAGCAATTAATATCGTTAAAAGTAACTATATTTTTAATCTAGAAACGTCAACACAATTAACTTCATTTTTTGGAAATGAGCTTTTATGGGGGAGGAAAAATACTCTAATTGATTTAAATAATCATTTAGATTACTGGAGTAATACAAATAACTTTAAGGAAATCATAAATTATTTATCAAGAAATAAATTTACTTTGATTGCATCAACAGGCAAATGA
- the tsf gene encoding translation elongation factor Ts translates to MGNITAKLVKDLRDKTGAGMMDCKKALNETDGNVEKALEWLRKKGIASAEKKSGRVAAEGSIGSYIHTGSRVGVLLELNCETDFVARGDIFQSLLKDVSMQVAACPNVEYVSIDQIPKDIVEKEKQIEMGRDDLSGKPENIKEKIVEGRIAKRLNELVLLSQPYIKDSALTVEDLVKQAAAKIGENIKVRRFTRYTLGEGIEKNEMDFADEVASLKSN, encoded by the coding sequence ATGGGAAACATTACAGCAAAACTTGTTAAGGATCTTAGAGATAAGACCGGAGCAGGAATGATGGATTGCAAAAAGGCTTTAAACGAGACAGATGGAAATGTTGAAAAAGCCTTAGAATGGTTAAGGAAGAAAGGTATAGCAAGTGCAGAAAAGAAATCAGGAAGAGTTGCTGCTGAAGGTTCTATTGGCAGTTATATACATACGGGTTCAAGGGTGGGTGTTCTTTTAGAACTAAATTGTGAAACTGATTTTGTTGCTAGAGGAGATATATTTCAATCTCTTTTAAAAGACGTATCTATGCAAGTTGCTGCATGTCCAAATGTAGAATATGTTTCTATTGATCAGATACCAAAAGATATAGTCGAAAAAGAGAAACAAATAGAAATGGGTAGAGATGATTTGTCTGGTAAACCAGAAAATATTAAAGAAAAAATTGTTGAGGGAAGAATAGCTAAAAGACTAAATGAGTTGGTCTTGCTTTCTCAACCTTACATAAAAGATAGTGCACTTACAGTTGAGGATCTTGTGAAACAAGCAGCAGCTAAAATCGGTGAAAATATCAAAGTTAGACGTTTTACTAGATATACATTAGGCGAGGGTATTGAAAAAAATGAGATGGACTTTGCTGATGAAGTCGCATCTTTAAAGTCAAACTAA
- the rpsB gene encoding 30S ribosomal protein S2, whose protein sequence is MAVVSLSEMMEAGAHFGHQTRRWNPKMSKYIYCARNGVHIIDLVKTALCMNNAYKWTRNAAKSGKRFLFVGTKKQASDVVAQEAVRCGAAYVNQRWLGGMLTNWTTMKARIERLKDLERMESSGAIAMRPKKEAAVLRRELERLQKYLGGLKGMRRLPDVVVLVDQRRESNAVLEARKLDISLVSMLDTNCDPDLCEVPIPCNDDAVRSVQLILGRLADAINEGRKGSNDQRKN, encoded by the coding sequence ATGGCTGTTGTATCACTATCTGAAATGATGGAAGCTGGTGCCCACTTTGGGCATCAAACTAGACGTTGGAATCCCAAAATGTCTAAATATATATATTGTGCGAGAAATGGGGTTCATATTATTGATCTTGTTAAGACTGCTCTATGTATGAATAACGCTTATAAGTGGACAAGGAATGCTGCAAAAAGTGGAAAAAGATTTCTTTTTGTAGGTACGAAGAAGCAAGCATCAGATGTTGTTGCTCAAGAAGCTGTTAGATGTGGTGCTGCTTATGTGAATCAGAGATGGTTAGGAGGTATGCTTACCAACTGGACTACTATGAAAGCAAGAATAGAAAGATTGAAAGATCTTGAGAGAATGGAAAGTAGTGGGGCTATCGCTATGCGACCAAAAAAAGAAGCGGCAGTTTTGAGACGAGAATTAGAACGCTTACAGAAGTATTTAGGCGGTCTTAAAGGTATGAGAAGACTACCTGATGTAGTTGTTCTTGTAGATCAAAGAAGAGAATCTAATGCTGTTCTTGAAGCTAGAAAATTAGACATTTCTTTAGTTTCAATGTTAGATACTAACTGTGATCCTGATTTGTGTGAAGTCCCTATTCCATGCAATGATGATGCAGTGAGATCTGTTCAACTTATTTTAGGGCGACTTGCAGATGCAATTAATGAGGGAAGAAAAGGTTCTAACGATCAAAGAAAAAATTAA
- the devC gene encoding ABC transporter permease DevC: MNFSFIKFRKIPLAWLLLTRQPLRLIVAIAGISFAGILMFMQLGFRDGLFDTSVTIHKLLDADLVLISPRSKSSISMSGFPKRRLIQTLALEDVEKTAPVNLTYLLWRNPENLKTRSILTLGFNPSDSLLLDDGFSRKADKLKNPGRVLFDKLSRPEFGPIEDWFLSEKRVETEVAGKRVLVEGLVELGPSFGADGNLITSRETYLRLFPANPKGSIEIGLVKLQNGSNPILVSEILNKSLPNDVRVLTKDQFIEFEKNYWKNSTAIGFIFSLGALMGFVVGCVVVYQILYSDVTDHLPEYATLLAMGYRLKTLFFVVAREGFLLALFGYLPAYFSGQILYSIIRNSTKLPIVMDANKTILIFILVLVMCMGSAGIAMRKLVDADPAEIF; encoded by the coding sequence ATAAATTTTTCTTTCATAAAATTTAGGAAAATCCCTTTAGCTTGGTTGCTACTTACAAGACAGCCACTCAGATTAATAGTTGCTATTGCAGGAATCAGCTTCGCGGGGATTTTAATGTTTATGCAATTAGGCTTTAGAGATGGATTATTTGATACAAGTGTAACCATTCATAAACTTTTGGATGCTGATCTTGTGTTGATAAGTCCAAGATCAAAAAGTTCCATAAGTATGAGTGGATTTCCAAAAAGAAGACTAATTCAAACTTTAGCTTTAGAAGACGTTGAAAAAACTGCCCCTGTTAACTTAACTTACCTTCTCTGGAGGAACCCAGAGAATCTAAAAACAAGATCTATTTTAACCTTAGGATTTAATCCTTCAGATTCTCTTTTACTAGATGATGGATTTTCAAGAAAGGCTGATAAACTTAAAAATCCAGGAAGAGTTCTTTTTGATAAACTTTCAAGACCAGAATTTGGGCCTATAGAAGATTGGTTTCTTTCGGAGAAGAGAGTAGAAACCGAAGTTGCTGGTAAAAGAGTACTAGTTGAAGGTCTTGTTGAGTTAGGTCCTTCCTTTGGAGCAGATGGAAACCTCATAACAAGTAGAGAAACATATCTAAGGCTTTTCCCTGCTAATCCAAAAGGAAGTATTGAAATAGGTTTAGTGAAACTGCAAAATGGTTCAAATCCTATTCTGGTATCTGAAATTTTAAATAAGTCTTTACCGAATGATGTTCGTGTTTTAACAAAAGATCAATTTATAGAATTTGAAAAAAATTATTGGAAAAACAGTACCGCGATTGGCTTTATATTTAGTTTAGGAGCTTTAATGGGCTTTGTAGTTGGTTGCGTTGTTGTGTACCAAATACTTTATAGCGATGTTACTGATCATCTTCCTGAATATGCAACCTTGTTAGCTATGGGGTATAGATTAAAGACTTTGTTTTTTGTTGTAGCTAGAGAAGGCTTTTTATTAGCATTATTTGGCTATTTGCCTGCTTATTTTTCTGGGCAAATACTTTATTCAATTATCCGAAATTCTACGAAATTACCCATTGTAATGGATGCCAATAAAACAATTTTAATTTTTATTTTGGTTTTGGTTATGTGTATGGGTTCTGCTGGGATTGCTATGCGTAAATTAGTCGATGCAGATCCTGCTGAAATATTTTAA
- a CDS encoding efflux RND transporter periplasmic adaptor subunit has protein sequence MFINNFKNIIFYFLIFLPLSIGISSCSQNKKLNSNSNIEITSDFTPVIEAVAALGQLSPAGDIRQLSAPISQFGSSPRLSELLVKEGDFVKKGSVLAVFENREKLVADLEKKNNLIKTNILEISLKEDQIKRYELAVENSAYSLIKLSQRKDELLKLQKQKIINVGDKKNIEIDLFNSQLRSPIDGYILDVNTRVGERSKNEGILDIGSSQNMEALIEVYESDINRVFISQNVELSSENGGFKKILKGEVIRISPQVKQRKVLSTDPTGDADARIIEVLVKLNPESIKLVKNYTGMKVIAKFLP, from the coding sequence ATGTTTATAAATAATTTTAAAAATATAATCTTTTATTTTTTGATATTTTTACCATTATCGATCGGAATAAGTTCATGTTCTCAAAATAAAAAATTAAATTCTAATTCTAATATAGAAATAACTTCTGATTTTACTCCTGTAATAGAAGCAGTCGCAGCATTAGGTCAACTTTCTCCAGCTGGGGATATTAGGCAATTATCAGCACCAATCTCTCAATTTGGATCATCTCCTCGTTTGTCTGAACTACTGGTGAAGGAGGGCGATTTTGTCAAGAAAGGTTCAGTACTAGCCGTTTTTGAAAATAGAGAAAAATTAGTTGCAGATCTTGAAAAGAAGAATAACCTTATCAAAACTAATATTTTAGAGATTTCATTAAAAGAAGATCAAATTAAAAGATATGAATTAGCCGTTGAAAATTCAGCATACTCATTAATAAAACTTTCTCAGAGAAAAGATGAATTGTTAAAATTACAAAAACAAAAAATAATTAACGTTGGCGATAAAAAAAACATTGAGATAGATCTTTTTAACTCTCAACTTAGAAGCCCAATTGATGGCTATATCCTTGATGTTAATACAAGAGTTGGAGAAAGATCTAAAAACGAAGGGATACTTGATATTGGCTCAAGTCAGAATATGGAGGCTCTTATAGAAGTCTATGAATCTGATATAAATAGAGTATTTATCTCGCAAAATGTTGAATTAAGTAGTGAAAATGGAGGCTTTAAAAAAATTCTAAAAGGGGAAGTAATAAGAATTAGCCCACAAGTAAAACAGAGAAAGGTCTTATCCACAGACCCTACAGGTGATGCGGATGCTCGTATTATTGAAGTTCTTGTAAAGTTAAATCCGGAATCCATAAAATTAGTAAAAAACTATACTGGTATGAAAGTTATTGCAAAATTCCTCCCTTGA
- a CDS encoding M16 family metallopeptidase: MTKAHYETKISRNFSIAMVWINGGSNMDIEEKKGINQILCSLLTRGCKGFENLAFSEYVDSHGAELNLETLEDGMIISLKSLDEHFNKLLPLINLIINEPILSYNQFQNVKKSTINTLKKDRENPFNITFEKWRKIVYLKHSYAYNSSGYEEDILKITHNDILSEYENFKNRNKYLISNNLKIKNKSFDLLNQNIDQNKITHKLESKNYNNNPNLLNRFVSTYQKSNQIILMLGNQTCPISSHEYLPLKILESHLSYGMTSVLFKLFRERKGLTYEVGVYNPCRKENSPFLIYFSVSNKNALLAFEILSELWRKLLSSPIIEKDIYLAKIKLKSSFLISNQTLNEILHRKIQYMGYSLDQNYDFINKINHVNSADILKVTKKYFKRPFLSISGDEKICNEINKIWIRNF; encoded by the coding sequence ATGACAAAAGCACATTACGAAACAAAAATTAGTCGGAATTTTTCAATTGCGATGGTTTGGATAAATGGTGGAAGCAATATGGATATTGAAGAGAAAAAAGGAATCAATCAAATTCTTTGCTCATTATTAACCAGAGGATGTAAAGGTTTTGAAAATTTAGCTTTTTCAGAGTATGTCGATTCACATGGAGCGGAACTAAATCTAGAGACATTAGAGGACGGTATGATAATAAGCCTCAAATCATTAGATGAACATTTTAATAAACTTTTACCTTTAATAAATTTAATTATTAATGAACCAATACTCTCATATAACCAATTCCAAAATGTAAAGAAATCAACTATTAATACCTTAAAAAAAGATAGGGAAAATCCATTTAATATTACCTTTGAAAAATGGAGAAAAATTGTTTATTTAAAACATTCCTACGCTTATAACTCTTCTGGATATGAAGAAGATATTTTAAAAATTACTCATAATGATATTTTATCTGAATATGAGAATTTTAAAAATAGAAATAAGTATCTAATTTCTAATAATTTAAAAATCAAAAATAAAAGTTTTGATTTATTAAACCAAAATATTGACCAAAATAAAATTACTCATAAATTAGAAAGCAAAAATTACAACAATAATCCTAATCTTTTGAATAGGTTTGTAAGCACATATCAGAAGTCGAATCAAATAATTTTAATGTTAGGCAATCAAACATGTCCGATATCAAGCCATGAATACTTACCTTTGAAAATTTTAGAATCACATCTATCGTATGGAATGACTTCTGTCTTATTCAAATTATTTAGAGAAAGGAAAGGTTTAACATATGAAGTTGGGGTCTATAACCCCTGTAGAAAAGAAAATTCTCCTTTTTTAATTTACTTTTCTGTCTCTAATAAAAATGCGCTTCTTGCATTTGAAATCTTATCAGAATTATGGAGAAAATTATTATCTTCTCCAATTATCGAAAAGGATATTTATTTAGCAAAGATTAAATTGAAAAGTTCATTTCTAATATCTAACCAAACTTTAAACGAAATATTACATAGAAAGATTCAATACATGGGATATTCATTAGACCAAAATTATGATTTTATAAATAAAATTAATCATGTAAACTCCGCAGATATTTTGAAAGTAACTAAAAAATATTTTAAAAGACCCTTTTTAAGTATTTCTGGAGACGAAAAAATATGTAATGAAATTAATAAAATTTGGATAAGAAATTTTTAA
- the ftsH gene encoding ATP-dependent zinc metalloprotease FtsH gives MNQKLKTIILWALPIILVIALSYQFLSTSNIDSLKSNGTTIAPKNSAVARVSYGRFLDYINSGRVTSVDIFDGGRNAVIETIDSDLDNKVQRLRVDLPGLTPELITNLKNEGISFDVHPVKTTPPALGILGNLLFPAILIGGLILLARRSNGMPGGPGQAMQFGKSKARFAMDADTGVVFDDVAGVNEAKEDLEEVVTFLKKPEKFTSVGARIPKGVLLVGPPGTGKTLLAKAIAGEAGVPFFSLAGSEFVEMFVGVGASRVRDLFKKAKENSPCLIFIDEIDAVGRQRGAGIGGGNDEREQTLNQLLTEMDGFEGNSGIIIIAATNRPDVLDSALMRPGRFDRQVTVDAPDIKGRLSILEVHSKNKTLQEDLTLESIARRTPGFTGADLANLLNEAAILTARRRKESIGILEIDDSVDRIVAGMEGSPLTDGRSKRLIAYHEVGHAIIGTLVKAHDPVQKVTVIPRGQAKGLTWFTPDDDQSLISRANLKARIMGALGGRAAEDVVFGKGEITTGAGGDFQQVASMARQMVTRFGMSELGPIALEGGNQEVFVGRDLMTRSEVSDSISKQIDESVRVMVKDCYKETYSIISKNREAMDKIVDLLIEKETLDGEEFVKILSKFTQIPEKERTPQILN, from the coding sequence ATGAATCAAAAACTTAAAACAATAATTTTATGGGCGCTTCCAATTATCCTAGTTATAGCTCTTTCATATCAATTCCTTTCAACAAGCAATATTGACTCATTAAAATCCAATGGCACTACAATAGCCCCCAAAAATTCAGCTGTAGCAAGAGTTAGTTATGGAAGATTTTTAGATTATATTAATTCAGGTCGAGTTACATCAGTTGATATTTTTGATGGAGGTAGAAATGCTGTTATCGAAACTATAGACTCAGATCTGGATAATAAAGTACAAAGATTAAGAGTAGACTTGCCTGGTCTTACACCTGAATTAATAACTAATCTTAAAAATGAAGGAATAAGTTTTGACGTTCACCCTGTGAAAACTACACCACCAGCATTAGGTATTCTCGGTAATCTTTTATTCCCTGCAATTCTGATAGGAGGCTTAATTCTCTTAGCTAGGAGATCAAATGGTATGCCTGGCGGACCAGGTCAAGCTATGCAATTTGGGAAATCAAAAGCTAGATTTGCTATGGATGCTGATACTGGAGTTGTATTTGACGATGTCGCAGGAGTAAATGAGGCAAAAGAGGATCTAGAAGAGGTGGTTACATTTTTAAAAAAACCTGAAAAATTTACTTCTGTTGGTGCTCGTATACCCAAAGGGGTTTTACTTGTAGGTCCTCCAGGAACTGGTAAAACACTTTTAGCAAAAGCAATTGCAGGAGAAGCAGGAGTTCCCTTCTTCTCGCTTGCAGGGTCAGAATTTGTAGAAATGTTTGTTGGTGTAGGTGCTAGTAGAGTTAGGGATCTTTTCAAAAAAGCCAAAGAGAATAGTCCATGCTTAATATTTATTGATGAAATTGATGCAGTAGGAAGGCAAAGAGGAGCTGGTATCGGTGGTGGAAATGACGAAAGAGAGCAAACTCTAAATCAACTTTTAACTGAAATGGATGGATTTGAAGGTAATAGTGGGATTATTATTATTGCTGCAACTAACCGACCGGATGTTTTGGATTCAGCCTTAATGAGGCCAGGAAGATTCGACAGACAAGTTACAGTTGATGCTCCTGATATTAAAGGAAGATTATCGATTCTTGAAGTTCACTCAAAAAATAAAACTCTACAGGAAGATTTGACTTTAGAAAGTATTGCAAGAAGGACACCTGGTTTTACCGGAGCTGATTTAGCAAATCTCCTAAATGAAGCCGCAATCTTAACAGCAAGAAGAAGAAAAGAGTCAATAGGAATTTTAGAAATTGATGATTCAGTGGATAGAATAGTTGCCGGAATGGAAGGTTCTCCACTAACAGATGGAAGAAGCAAAAGATTAATTGCTTATCATGAAGTTGGACATGCAATAATAGGAACTTTAGTAAAAGCTCATGATCCTGTTCAGAAAGTAACTGTAATTCCGAGAGGGCAAGCAAAAGGTCTTACTTGGTTTACTCCTGATGATGACCAATCTCTTATAAGTAGGGCAAATTTGAAGGCAAGAATAATGGGTGCTCTTGGAGGAAGAGCGGCTGAGGATGTTGTTTTCGGCAAAGGGGAAATAACAACTGGAGCTGGAGGAGATTTTCAACAAGTAGCTTCAATGGCTAGACAAATGGTTACAAGATTTGGAATGAGTGAACTTGGCCCAATTGCTCTTGAAGGTGGTAATCAAGAAGTTTTTGTAGGAAGAGATTTAATGACTAGAAGCGAGGTTTCTGACTCTATCTCTAAACAAATTGATGAAAGTGTAAGAGTTATGGTAAAAGACTGTTATAAAGAAACCTACTCAATAATAAGTAAAAACAGAGAGGCAATGGATAAGATTGTAGATCTTTTAATTGAAAAAGAAACATTGGATGGTGAAGAGTTTGTAAAAATTCTTTCTAAATTTACACAAATTCCTGAAAAAGAAAGAACTCCGCAAATACTTAATTAA
- a CDS encoding phycocyanobilin:ferredoxin oxidoreductase — MLSKSLTKTKLIDPLILTLLQNIKVQRSKLNDLNCIEVDPKLSNIISNEEGKELYIENEFYKAKGFRKLHIEVAEFSKSLKILHCVFFPDPKYDIPIFGMDLVKVNELVSAAIVDLSPSSKNQNLKYDHLLSHIDKSVFKSKREIPIWGNIFSKNVFFASLKNESEKNAFCKIVDNYLSVLIQLSQSTSPDSDYEIIEERINYQKNYCVQQMKNEKTSLVLLKYFDKVWVDEYIKKVLFDF, encoded by the coding sequence TTGTTGTCTAAATCTTTAACCAAAACTAAATTAATTGACCCACTTATTTTGACTTTATTGCAAAATATAAAGGTTCAAAGGTCTAAGCTTAATGACCTCAATTGCATAGAGGTAGATCCTAAGCTTTCAAATATAATTTCCAATGAAGAAGGTAAGGAGCTATATATAGAAAATGAATTTTATAAAGCAAAAGGATTTAGAAAGTTACATATTGAAGTGGCTGAATTTTCAAAAAGTCTAAAGATTCTACATTGCGTATTTTTCCCAGACCCAAAGTATGATATTCCAATATTTGGAATGGATTTAGTTAAAGTTAATGAACTAGTTTCAGCAGCTATTGTTGATTTATCTCCTTCATCGAAGAACCAAAATTTAAAATATGATCATTTATTGTCTCATATTGATAAAAGTGTTTTTAAATCTAAAAGGGAAATTCCAATCTGGGGAAATATTTTCTCTAAAAATGTTTTTTTTGCTTCCTTAAAAAATGAAAGTGAAAAAAATGCTTTTTGTAAAATAGTTGATAATTATCTTTCTGTTTTAATTCAATTAAGTCAAAGCACTAGTCCTGATTCTGATTATGAAATAATTGAAGAAAGAATTAATTATCAAAAAAATTATTGTGTTCAGCAAATGAAAAACGAAAAAACAAGTTTAGTTTTGCTTAAATATTTTGATAAAGTATGGGTAGATGAATATATCAAAAAAGTATTATTTGATTTTTGA
- a CDS encoding DevA family ABC transporter ATP-binding protein, with translation MPKSINKKDKNSKTVSINNLSHYYGIDENKKQVLNNVNFFIEKGELVLLKGPSGCGKTTLLTLIGALRTCQSGDLTVLNNQLNGASRKTRQKLRRSIGMIFQGHNLLRCLTAEQNVQMGADLITNLTYLQRRELARKWLSAVGLEDHHKKLPNGLSGGQKQRVAIARALSANPKLLLADEPTSALDSVTGREIVSLLRKLAKEQNCSVLMVTHDPRISDMADRILNMEDGKIFNALSELR, from the coding sequence ATGCCTAAATCTATCAATAAAAAAGATAAAAATTCAAAAACTGTTTCTATAAATAATTTGAGTCATTATTATGGAATTGATGAAAATAAGAAACAAGTACTTAATAATGTAAATTTCTTTATTGAAAAAGGAGAGTTGGTTCTTTTAAAAGGACCCTCTGGATGTGGTAAGACAACTCTTCTAACTTTAATTGGTGCATTGAGAACATGCCAAAGTGGAGATTTGACAGTTTTAAATAATCAACTAAATGGGGCTTCAAGAAAAACTAGACAAAAACTTCGAAGAAGTATAGGGATGATTTTTCAGGGACATAATTTGCTTAGATGTTTAACAGCAGAACAAAATGTTCAGATGGGAGCAGATTTAATTACAAATTTAACGTACTTACAAAGAAGAGAATTAGCAAGGAAGTGGTTATCTGCGGTTGGTTTAGAGGACCATCATAAAAAACTACCAAATGGATTGTCAGGAGGCCAGAAACAGAGGGTTGCAATTGCAAGAGCATTATCCGCGAATCCCAAACTTTTACTTGCGGATGAACCTACTTCAGCTTTAGACAGTGTCACTGGAAGAGAAATAGTTTCACTTTTACGAAAATTAGCAAAAGAGCAGAATTGTTCTGTCCTTATGGTTACTCATGATCCAAGGATTTCAGATATGGCGGACAGGATATTAAACATGGAAGATGGTAAGATATTTAATGCACTTAGTGAGCTAAGATAG
- a CDS encoding NAD(P)H dehydrogenase assembly family protein, producing MEFNIQDKVKLKNPLSYLKTSDNMPMLRPPDLVAIDEVGEIIAIKSPDTVEIKFRRGSFLIDTDKIEKTQI from the coding sequence ATGGAATTTAATATTCAAGATAAAGTTAAACTAAAAAATCCTTTGTCTTATCTTAAAACCTCTGACAACATGCCTATGCTTAGGCCACCTGATTTAGTAGCTATTGACGAAGTTGGAGAAATAATAGCTATAAAATCTCCTGATACTGTTGAAATAAAATTTAGAAGAGGATCTTTCTTAATTGATACTGACAAGATAGAAAAAACACAAATTTAA
- a CDS encoding glycosyltransferase family 2 protein, with translation MNVSIVIPTYNRKPILEKCLKALEKQNLNENISNYEVIVVDDGSTDGTTYWIKDNYEVLPHVVLYEQEHGGPALGRNLGVMKSKYEIIIFIDSDLIVLDDFIACHVNKLLFSWSKNTKKCFTYGSVINTSNFSNPESERYKLTDFSFAYFATGNVAISKELLLSVGLFDNSFSLYGWEDLELGERLKKLGTKLIKCPEAVGFHWHPPFDCGQIESLVSQEKERARMALIFYKKHSNLRVRFMIQLTPIHILLWQIICLGGLISIKRLLPLLRFLIDSGRNRIALEIVRIPLNLIYVKELRRLI, from the coding sequence ATGAACGTAAGCATCGTTATTCCAACTTATAATAGAAAACCAATATTGGAAAAATGTCTAAAAGCCCTTGAGAAGCAGAACTTAAACGAGAATATCAGTAATTATGAAGTAATAGTTGTTGATGATGGCTCTACGGATGGCACAACCTATTGGATAAAAGATAATTATGAAGTTCTCCCTCATGTGGTCTTATATGAACAAGAACATGGCGGACCTGCTCTAGGAAGAAACTTAGGTGTAATGAAATCTAAATATGAAATTATCATTTTCATCGATAGTGATCTCATTGTTTTAGATGACTTTATAGCCTGTCATGTAAATAAACTATTATTCTCTTGGAGTAAAAATACTAAAAAATGCTTTACTTATGGTTCAGTTATTAATACTTCTAATTTCTCGAATCCAGAAAGTGAAAGATATAAATTAACTGATTTTTCCTTTGCATACTTTGCTACTGGAAATGTTGCTATTTCAAAAGAATTACTTTTAAGTGTTGGATTATTTGATAACTCTTTTAGCCTTTATGGGTGGGAAGATCTTGAGCTGGGAGAGAGATTAAAAAAATTAGGAACAAAATTAATTAAATGTCCAGAAGCTGTTGGATTTCATTGGCACCCCCCTTTTGATTGTGGGCAAATTGAATCATTAGTATCCCAAGAAAAAGAGAGAGCAAGGATGGCTTTAATATTTTATAAAAAACACTCAAATTTGAGAGTTAGATTTATGATTCAATTAACTCCGATTCATATTCTGCTTTGGCAAATAATTTGTCTGGGGGGATTGATAAGTATTAAAAGATTATTACCGTTATTAAGATTTCTAATTGATTCAGGGAGAAATAGAATTGCATTAGAGATTGTTAGAATTCCGCTCAATTTAATTTATGTAAAAGAACTTAGAAGATTAATTTAA